One window of Caldisericum exile AZM16c01 genomic DNA carries:
- a CDS encoding PAS domain-containing protein: MEEILKGILNALQIEIVFVDTTHTIRFMNKFAINNYKDRFGTDLVGKSIFNCHNENSKKLILKGFEELVQGKDKVQVFENEKIKEYMIAVRNEKGSLLGYFEIIERI; the protein is encoded by the coding sequence ATGGAAGAAATACTAAAAGGAATATTGAACGCACTTCAAATTGAGATTGTGTTTGTTGACACAACACATACGATTCGTTTTATGAACAAATTTGCCATAAATAACTACAAGGATAGATTTGGGACAGACCTTGTCGGAAAATCCATTTTCAATTGCCACAACGAAAACTCAAAGAAACTAATCCTAAAAGGATTTGAAGAACTTGTTCAAGGCAAAGACAAAGTGCAAGTCTTTGAAAACGAAAAGATAAAGGAGTATATGATTGCGGTAAGAAATGAAAAGGGATCCCTTCTTGGATACTTTGAAATTATAGAAAGAATTTAA
- a CDS encoding ABC transporter ATP-binding protein: MHDDLKSYLSLLLHYLKGNWISVTFGVILGIVAEICTLISPLITRYLMDFVIIGKNYSYFKSLILISIFVLMIFLLSSVTGSYVLVKVFKRISANLKLDMFKKLQYAKLSFYEKETSGGISYRLLTDTDSLVDSWMGILVTIPMQLILLVSAVFMVKWNLMLALFTFIILGVQSFVIARFREPILSYTKKVRMKGQEVNGFTVGHFRRIQLVKTISTEELEQKSFFKRLQDLIQLEIKTFMISKFSSVLQTLISNAWSLTILFYGGMLTIYGKMTIGTLMAFMMFANILYQPIASLTNLILSFQSTRVNLMRVKEYLEIEPQISEKPDAIDFTLERGEIKVESVYFSYGDKIVLENVFVDFPPNSITAIVGPTGSGKTTLAKLLVRFFDPDKGKILLDGIDIRDVKVSSLRKEVKLFLSNDYVFNGTLYENITYGAKDVTEERIAWALKMASIDFVQKLPYGLNTVIGEGGINLSAGEAQRVALARALILSPKVYIFDEPTSSVDLETEDKINEVFLKLKQNSTVIIIAHRLSTARIADKILVLENGRINGVGTHIDLLSQNEFYKRVNSILLKESFSG, translated from the coding sequence ATGCATGACGATTTGAAAAGTTACTTATCTTTGTTGTTACATTACCTTAAAGGTAATTGGATATCTGTTACTTTTGGCGTTATCCTTGGTATTGTTGCAGAAATATGTACCTTAATTTCTCCATTAATTACGAGATATTTGATGGATTTCGTAATCATTGGTAAGAATTACTCATACTTTAAATCTCTAATCCTTATTTCAATTTTTGTACTGATGATATTCTTGCTTTCTTCGGTTACAGGAAGTTATGTTTTAGTCAAGGTATTTAAAAGAATCTCTGCAAACCTTAAACTCGATATGTTCAAAAAACTTCAATATGCGAAATTGAGTTTTTACGAGAAAGAGACAAGTGGTGGCATAAGCTACCGCTTACTTACCGATACTGATTCACTTGTAGACTCCTGGATGGGAATTCTTGTAACGATTCCGATGCAACTCATTCTTCTTGTAAGTGCTGTCTTCATGGTTAAGTGGAATTTGATGCTTGCTCTTTTTACATTCATAATCCTTGGAGTTCAATCTTTTGTAATAGCTCGATTTAGAGAGCCAATCCTGAGCTATACGAAGAAAGTAAGGATGAAAGGACAGGAGGTTAATGGATTTACAGTAGGTCATTTCAGAAGGATTCAGCTAGTAAAGACTATTTCGACGGAAGAACTTGAACAGAAAAGTTTCTTTAAAAGACTACAGGATCTTATTCAATTAGAAATAAAAACATTTATGATTTCTAAATTTTCCAGTGTGTTACAGACTCTTATAAGTAATGCCTGGTCCCTTACCATCCTTTTCTATGGAGGAATGCTTACAATTTACGGAAAGATGACAATTGGGACTCTAATGGCATTTATGATGTTTGCTAACATTCTTTATCAACCAATTGCAAGTCTTACAAATCTTATCCTTTCATTTCAAAGCACGAGAGTCAATCTAATGAGAGTAAAGGAATATCTCGAGATTGAGCCACAGATAAGCGAAAAGCCTGATGCAATTGATTTTACTCTAGAAAGAGGAGAAATTAAAGTAGAAAGTGTATACTTTAGTTACGGAGATAAAATTGTATTAGAGAATGTATTCGTAGATTTTCCTCCTAACTCAATAACTGCGATTGTAGGACCAACAGGTTCTGGGAAAACAACGCTTGCAAAACTGCTTGTTAGATTTTTTGACCCTGATAAAGGTAAGATTTTATTAGATGGTATCGACATAAGAGATGTAAAAGTTTCTTCTCTTAGAAAAGAGGTAAAACTATTCCTTTCTAATGATTATGTTTTTAACGGGACTCTATATGAGAACATAACATATGGGGCAAAGGACGTTACAGAAGAAAGGATTGCCTGGGCTTTGAAAATGGCATCAATCGACTTTGTTCAGAAGCTCCCTTATGGCCTTAATACAGTTATTGGAGAGGGAGGAATTAATCTTTCAGCAGGAGAGGCACAAAGGGTTGCTCTTGCAAGAGCATTAATACTTTCTCCAAAAGTCTATATATTTGACGAACCGACTTCCTCTGTGGACCTCGAGACAGAAGATAAAATAAATGAAGTTTTCCTTAAACTCAAGCAGAATAGTACAGTGATTATCATAGCTCACAGGCTTTCTACAGCAAGAATTGCAGATAAAATACTGGTGTTAGAGAACGGAAGAATTAACGGAGTAGGAACTCATATAGATTTGCTTTCACAAAACGAATTCTACAAAAGAGTGAATAGTATTTTACTAAAGGAAAGTTTTAGTGGATAA
- a CDS encoding stalk domain-containing protein — protein MKKITIAVILAMLFSFITFSYDGALSRNFSSIQTNFIITQDQLNIEKENLIPINLLSNTSLSVVTSTNSFLKTFGTSGYEEGNAISLTNDGGYLITGTIETTEGLSKGVLQKDIFFTKFNSNNQIERFNLLGGVKDDAGVMTVQVSNGDYILIGNTNSYGKGGSDIYVITMHKGGFVAETFGGSGNDSASYISITQDGGYIIAGSTTSFGAGGQDFLILKFDSDGKLSWAKTFGTPNEDTVSSVIQMRDGGFAILGSTYSNDAWNTIFIEIDSNGMPIMSRVYSQGQMLMGKSIVKTSDGGYVIGGVVRAGSTDPTSAIIFKVNNSGFVDWAFRLGDALYNDINSIIPTYDGGVVAAGSTTLDKKTSSDCLVMKFSSNGLLQWAKRFGGNKVDFSKAVVQAVNEDYLIVGTTSSFGSGSTDVLLARLTKDGDIKLNISTGNINLPETYFSNCSVNAYPVAFSVKSATLYSSSLKPNEIGANSSITIALNNPPILAPVICFVTFYDSFNPIPHATRYVLYNHSIGSDMPQNPTREGYTFTGWNTKSDGSGASFTYSTVVSSEDLKVYAQWKINTYTITASASSGGSITPSGSVVVNHGDSKTFTIQPNLGFKIKEVKVDGSSVGAVSTYTFTNITGNHTIEAIFEKVEDKIVMILQIGNARFTVNGVAKTLDSPPIIKNSRTLLPIRAVVESLGGTIDWNGTERKVTISFKGKNIELWIGKAIAMVDGVSTQIDPDNKNVVPEIINSRTMLPLRFVAESLGCVVQWDGTTKTITITYPKP, from the coding sequence ATGAAAAAAATTACAATTGCAGTAATTTTAGCAATGCTTTTTTCTTTTATAACATTTTCTTATGATGGTGCATTATCAAGAAATTTTTCATCTATTCAAACAAACTTCATAATTACACAAGACCAATTAAACATTGAAAAAGAAAACCTTATCCCCATTAATCTTCTTTCCAATACAAGCCTCTCCGTTGTTACATCTACAAATAGCTTTTTAAAAACGTTTGGGACTTCGGGATATGAAGAGGGAAACGCAATTTCACTAACAAACGATGGGGGCTATCTTATTACAGGTACCATAGAAACAACAGAGGGTTTGTCAAAAGGTGTTTTACAAAAGGATATATTCTTCACAAAATTCAACTCAAACAACCAAATAGAGCGCTTTAATCTTTTAGGAGGTGTAAAAGATGATGCTGGCGTAATGACTGTCCAAGTATCTAACGGAGATTATATTTTAATTGGCAATACAAACTCATACGGAAAAGGGGGAAGCGATATTTATGTTATTACAATGCATAAAGGCGGGTTTGTTGCAGAAACCTTTGGCGGAAGTGGAAACGATAGCGCATCATACATTAGCATAACACAAGATGGAGGCTATATTATTGCAGGCAGTACTACTTCTTTTGGTGCAGGAGGACAGGACTTTTTAATTTTAAAATTTGATTCTGATGGAAAACTCTCGTGGGCAAAGACTTTTGGGACACCTAACGAAGATACGGTAAGTTCTGTAATACAAATGAGAGATGGCGGATTTGCTATTTTAGGTTCAACTTATTCTAATGATGCTTGGAATACAATATTTATAGAGATTGACTCAAATGGCATGCCTATAATGTCAAGGGTATACTCTCAAGGGCAAATGCTTATGGGAAAGTCAATTGTTAAAACTTCAGATGGAGGATACGTGATAGGTGGAGTCGTAAGAGCCGGTTCAACTGATCCAACTTCTGCAATCATATTTAAGGTAAATAATTCAGGCTTTGTTGACTGGGCTTTTAGATTGGGAGACGCACTTTACAACGATATAAACTCAATTATTCCAACCTATGATGGGGGGGTTGTTGCTGCAGGCTCTACAACATTAGATAAGAAAACTTCATCGGATTGCTTGGTTATGAAATTCTCATCAAACGGCCTACTTCAATGGGCAAAAAGATTCGGAGGAAATAAAGTAGATTTTTCAAAAGCAGTCGTACAGGCTGTTAACGAGGATTATTTAATAGTGGGAACTACCTCATCTTTTGGTTCGGGATCAACCGATGTGCTATTAGCAAGACTTACAAAAGACGGAGACATAAAACTAAATATAAGTACAGGAAATATAAATCTCCCAGAAACCTATTTCAGTAACTGTTCTGTAAACGCATATCCGGTTGCGTTCTCGGTAAAAAGCGCAACTTTATACTCTTCTTCATTAAAACCAAATGAAATTGGTGCAAACTCTTCTATAACAATAGCATTAAACAACCCACCTATATTAGCACCTGTAATTTGCTTTGTAACATTCTACGATAGTTTTAATCCAATTCCACATGCAACACGTTATGTCCTTTACAATCATAGCATTGGTTCCGATATGCCACAAAATCCAACACGTGAGGGATATACTTTTACAGGTTGGAATACAAAAAGTGATGGAAGTGGAGCATCTTTTACATATAGCACAGTTGTAAGTTCGGAGGATCTTAAAGTTTATGCACAGTGGAAAATAAATACATATACTATTACTGCCTCTGCATCAAGTGGTGGCTCTATAACTCCCTCAGGAAGTGTTGTAGTAAATCATGGTGATTCAAAGACATTCACAATTCAACCCAATTTAGGATTTAAGATAAAGGAAGTAAAAGTTGATGGGTCTTCTGTTGGAGCAGTTTCAACATATACATTCACGAACATAACAGGTAATCACACAATAGAGGCAATATTTGAGAAGGTAGAGGATAAGATAGTTATGATTCTTCAGATTGGAAATGCACGCTTTACTGTTAATGGTGTAGCGAAAACTCTTGACTCACCACCTATCATTAAAAATTCAAGGACTTTACTTCCCATAAGAGCAGTAGTTGAATCCTTAGGTGGAACAATTGATTGGAATGGAACAGAAAGGAAAGTAACAATTTCTTTCAAAGGAAAAAATATTGAACTGTGGATTGGAAAGGCAATTGCTATGGTAGACGGAGTATCTACTCAGATTGATCCTGATAATAAAAACGTTGTGCCTGAGATAATCAATTCAAGGACAATGCTTCCTCTAAGATTTGTTGCTGAATCCCTTGGCTGTGTTGTGCAGTGGGACGGCACAACAAAGACAATTACAATAACTTACCCAAAGCCGTAG
- a CDS encoding YhfC family intramembrane metalloprotease, whose product MVKTTSIIFMSVSLILSVVFPIVLALLLHRRIRFAWVSVIVGVSIFVVFQILTRIPLLVYLSKNAWYVEFSEQYYLLFGFLLALSAGLFEEIGRYIGFKVFLKNHLIWEDGIGYGIGHGGLESLFIGTAFLNEFVISVMINSKKVLPGDAQTIASTLINTPSYQFLLGGIERIFALAIQMGLSLVVLYAVKNNKFLFFVLAILLHTIIDFVGIMLVKNVWLAEIFVGLSTIASFVWILKSRNCFKANSIQM is encoded by the coding sequence ATGGTAAAAACTACCTCAATTATTTTCATGTCTGTTAGTTTAATATTAAGTGTTGTTTTCCCAATTGTTTTAGCACTCCTTTTACATAGAAGAATACGATTTGCCTGGGTATCGGTTATCGTTGGTGTATCTATTTTTGTTGTTTTTCAGATTTTAACAAGAATTCCTTTACTTGTATATCTATCAAAAAATGCCTGGTATGTGGAATTTTCTGAGCAATATTACCTTCTTTTTGGTTTCTTGCTTGCACTTTCTGCAGGACTCTTTGAAGAGATAGGCAGATACATCGGCTTCAAAGTTTTCTTAAAGAATCACTTAATCTGGGAGGATGGTATTGGCTACGGTATAGGTCACGGAGGACTTGAGTCGTTATTCATTGGAACTGCCTTTCTGAATGAATTTGTTATTTCAGTAATGATAAACTCAAAGAAAGTCCTTCCAGGCGATGCCCAGACAATTGCTTCAACTCTAATAAATACGCCTTCCTATCAATTTCTTCTTGGAGGCATTGAAAGAATCTTTGCCCTTGCTATTCAAATGGGCTTATCGCTTGTTGTGCTCTATGCGGTTAAAAACAATAAATTTCTCTTTTTCGTTTTAGCAATTCTTTTGCATACAATTATTGATTTTGTCGGGATTATGCTTGTAAAGAATGTTTGGTTAGCTGAAATTTTTGTAGGATTGAGTACAATCGCCTCTTTTGTTTGGATTTTGAAGTCAAGAAATTGCTTTAAAGCCAATTCTATTCAAATGTAA
- a CDS encoding SdpI family protein, which translates to MSFKDLPFLDVFLIYYLVPFILIIGGIGMLQVKQNEWFGLRTPATLSDPEVWDKANKVTAIWSIVVGIVLLPFNITSYLLKWPIWIQISLMIVIPIGLGIFGLIYSDRLKLQKNDITDKPFIISKSLVYAIFLISIFTIFVNISVFFVFLNSFIAVRICGMVVAILGIVFSILFLKDASLVDKDRTKNFEKHFLWFTIFTILWSLVSVGLAYVILR; encoded by the coding sequence ATGAGTTTTAAAGATTTGCCGTTTCTTGACGTTTTTCTTATTTATTATCTTGTGCCTTTTATTCTAATCATTGGTGGAATTGGGATGCTGCAAGTTAAACAAAACGAATGGTTTGGGTTGAGAACTCCTGCGACACTTTCTGACCCTGAAGTCTGGGATAAAGCAAACAAAGTTACAGCTATCTGGTCTATCGTTGTTGGGATTGTCCTTCTGCCATTTAATATTACATCATATTTGCTGAAATGGCCAATATGGATACAAATTAGTTTGATGATTGTAATCCCAATAGGATTGGGTATCTTTGGATTAATATACAGCGATAGACTTAAGTTGCAGAAAAATGACATTACAGACAAGCCCTTTATTATTTCAAAAAGTCTTGTTTATGCAATTTTTCTTATTTCAATTTTTACGATCTTTGTTAACATTTCTGTGTTTTTTGTATTTTTGAACAGCTTTATTGCAGTAAGAATTTGTGGAATGGTTGTTGCTATCCTCGGTATCGTCTTTTCAATTTTGTTCCTTAAAGATGCTTCATTGGTAGATAAGGATAGAACAAAAAATTTTGAAAAGCACTTCCTTTGGTTCACCATTTTCACAATTCTATGGAGTTTAGTCTCTGTAGGTTTAGCATATGTCATACTCAGGTAA
- a CDS encoding SdpI family protein, protein MDETYRLNKDVIRKEAFPISLIVVSYLLGLFIYRKLPFFVPTSWDLEGHINAYLPKSIAITFLPTAALAFLLFLLLLPYIDPLRKNYARFIDTYAVIINMFIALICLSQIVMLIVIVTGLNTLIGTSANIFVALVYLVTGNFFPRIRQNWFIGVGTPWTMISEEIWKKTQRLAGFLLFLLGMVCSLSIFIKYLQSVLLSVDWALVILVISSFYSFFLYLKMRETSNGISFDRKADILKSLAFTIVHIPYWIFML, encoded by the coding sequence ATGGATGAAACATACAGATTAAACAAAGATGTTATTAGAAAGGAAGCATTTCCAATTTCCCTTATTGTAGTAAGCTATCTTCTAGGATTATTTATTTACCGCAAACTTCCATTCTTTGTTCCCACAAGCTGGGATTTAGAAGGGCATATAAATGCATACCTTCCGAAAAGCATTGCAATAACATTCCTTCCAACAGCCGCTTTAGCCTTCCTTCTATTTTTACTTCTCCTACCTTACATTGATCCCCTTAGAAAAAACTACGCAAGATTTATCGATACTTATGCAGTAATAATTAATATGTTTATTGCTCTTATATGCTTATCTCAAATAGTGATGCTTATAGTTATAGTAACGGGGCTGAATACTCTCATTGGAACAAGCGCAAACATATTTGTTGCCTTAGTTTACCTTGTTACGGGCAACTTTTTCCCTCGGATAAGACAGAATTGGTTTATAGGTGTAGGTACTCCATGGACAATGATAAGCGAAGAGATATGGAAAAAGACTCAACGGTTAGCGGGCTTCTTACTTTTTCTTCTCGGTATGGTATGCAGCTTATCTATTTTCATTAAATATTTGCAATCTGTCCTGCTTTCAGTTGACTGGGCGCTCGTTATCCTTGTCATAAGCAGTTTCTATTCATTTTTCCTCTATCTCAAGATGAGAGAGACTTCAAATGGAATTTCCTTCGACAGAAAAGCGGACATATTGAAATCTCTTGCTTTTACTATTGTCCATATCCCTTACTGGATTTTTATGCTTTAA
- a CDS encoding autorepressor SdpR family transcription factor encodes MGLNDIFKALSDETRRKILMMLSEKDLTAGQIASAFNQTWPTISRHLKILESTGLITSERKGRNIVYSLNTTVFEDILVFFANAKSRRDKNG; translated from the coding sequence ATGGGCTTAAATGATATATTTAAGGCACTTAGTGATGAAACAAGGAGAAAAATTCTCATGATGCTTTCAGAGAAGGACTTGACGGCAGGGCAGATTGCAAGTGCATTTAATCAAACATGGCCTACAATTTCCCGTCACCTAAAGATACTTGAAAGCACAGGACTAATAACTTCAGAGAGAAAGGGAAGGAACATTGTATACAGTTTAAATACAACTGTTTTCGAAGATATACTTGTTTTCTTTGCTAATGCAAAGAGCAGGAGGGATAAAAATGGATGA
- a CDS encoding extracellular solute-binding protein produces MKKVANVFLVFVLLISLCFNYSINLLRADSDCVIELTIGKSVATVNFKSVTLDTKPIIQNGRTLVPIRFVSEAFGGFIDYNPNNKTITIIFDLHIITLKLGSKIAVVDEKEIELDVAPFIDKESQRTLAPLRFVAESIGANVEWNQTNKTIKITYKQKPLQTKKSITLRVIHAGSLTQPIRDVENSFKNYYSKLGVNITFEDQSAGSVDAVKQITELKKDFDIVLLADSFLIPQYLIPQYTDWYVNFATNKLVLCYTDKSKYAKDITPKNWYEILLRKDVDFGYAEPNSDPAGYRTLLMFQLAEIYYKKPGLYKNLINATKPNNIRPKSVELVALLEANELDYAFEYESVAVQNNLKYISLPDELNLGNPALKDWYAKASLTLKDGTVVKGAPIIYGLTIPDNATEKEFAQRFVMYLLKNGDDVFRKAGQPFVSFKAYPDIYKIPPIVRIGIIK; encoded by the coding sequence ATGAAAAAAGTAGCAAATGTTTTCTTAGTTTTTGTGCTTCTTATTTCTCTTTGTTTTAACTACAGCATAAACTTATTACGTGCTGACTCTGACTGTGTTATAGAACTTACAATTGGAAAAAGTGTTGCAACTGTGAATTTTAAATCAGTTACTCTTGACACAAAACCAATCATTCAGAATGGAAGAACCTTAGTTCCTATAAGGTTTGTATCAGAAGCTTTCGGCGGATTTATAGATTATAATCCAAACAACAAAACTATCACAATTATTTTTGACTTACACATCATCACATTAAAATTAGGCTCAAAAATTGCAGTTGTTGATGAAAAAGAAATCGAACTTGATGTCGCACCTTTTATAGATAAGGAATCTCAAAGAACCCTTGCGCCATTGAGATTTGTTGCAGAATCAATCGGCGCAAATGTAGAATGGAACCAAACAAACAAAACAATTAAAATTACTTATAAGCAAAAACCACTCCAAACTAAAAAATCTATAACCCTCAGAGTAATCCATGCAGGAAGCCTTACACAACCTATAAGAGATGTTGAAAATTCTTTTAAAAATTACTATTCAAAACTTGGAGTTAATATAACATTTGAGGATCAATCTGCTGGAAGCGTTGACGCTGTAAAGCAAATCACGGAACTGAAGAAAGATTTTGACATAGTCCTTCTTGCAGACTCATTTCTTATTCCCCAGTATCTTATCCCACAATACACCGATTGGTACGTTAATTTTGCAACGAATAAACTTGTTTTATGTTATACAGATAAAAGCAAATATGCAAAAGATATAACTCCAAAAAATTGGTACGAAATTCTTTTAAGAAAAGATGTTGACTTCGGCTATGCTGAACCAAATTCAGATCCTGCAGGTTATAGGACCCTTCTTATGTTCCAACTTGCAGAAATTTATTACAAAAAACCAGGCCTTTACAAAAACCTCATAAATGCAACAAAGCCAAATAATATTCGCCCAAAATCCGTTGAGCTTGTCGCACTCCTTGAAGCAAACGAACTTGATTATGCATTTGAATACGAGTCAGTTGCTGTGCAAAACAATCTTAAATATATTTCGCTTCCAGATGAACTTAACCTTGGCAACCCTGCCTTAAAAGACTGGTACGCAAAAGCATCTTTAACCTTAAAGGATGGCACAGTTGTAAAAGGTGCACCAATTATTTACGGTCTTACAATACCAGACAATGCTACCGAAAAGGAATTTGCACAACGATTTGTAATGTATCTATTAAAAAATGGTGATGATGTTTTTAGAAAGGCAGGGCAACCTTTTGTGTCATTCAAAGCGTATCCAGATATCTATAAAATTCCACCTATCGTAAGAATTGGAATCATAAAATAA
- a CDS encoding DUF3887 domain-containing protein: MKKVLVVLTVVLITGVLLTGCSAKVLKESDVSFADPMVENVLIAHNEGNYDMWAKDMSEEMLKAVPKDKFNEMFKTVTDKIGNYIPNSKTFLAAEEIGGKIIVQYMAKFTNEDQVKLTFSFKDENGKKKITGEFYDSQKLRGK; encoded by the coding sequence ATGAAGAAAGTTTTAGTTGTTTTGACAGTTGTGCTTATTACGGGGGTTTTATTGACTGGCTGTTCTGCAAAGGTATTAAAAGAAAGCGATGTAAGTTTTGCGGATCCAATGGTAGAAAATGTGCTTATTGCTCATAATGAAGGAAACTATGATATGTGGGCAAAAGATATGAGTGAAGAAATGCTAAAAGCAGTTCCAAAGGACAAGTTTAATGAAATGTTTAAAACCGTAACTGACAAAATTGGAAACTACATTCCTAATTCAAAAACATTCCTAGCAGCAGAGGAAATAGGTGGAAAGATTATCGTTCAGTATATGGCAAAGTTTACTAATGAAGACCAGGTTAAGTTAACTTTCAGCTTTAAAGATGAGAATGGTAAAAAGAAAATAACAGGCGAATTTTATGATTCGCAAAAACTGAGAGGAAAGTAA